From Chromohalobacter canadensis, one genomic window encodes:
- a CDS encoding ATP-binding cassette domain-containing protein, with protein MLSLFNTALEGTPRLLPFTDRLVPGELLGICGPHGAGKSTLIGLLAGLYRPTRGSICLDGQPLHCWPSTYRAQRIAHVVAPPQSLADWRVRDLVGLGLLESCSRVTQHGASSPPCLPLAVETALAALDLQALGDQRLGELDPANAQRAMIARSLCQVAAAPHCPFRQRRDNGILLLDLEPLAPMEEQRLLADLGAASRRHRLCIVPVVSQCDASLACCDRVWWMNADARCTNVTSAVRHVLRVQVTPPTAETPLSKAPDATP; from the coding sequence ATGCTGTCGCTCTTCAATACGGCCCTCGAGGGAACGCCGCGCCTGCTGCCCTTCACCGATCGTCTGGTACCAGGCGAACTACTCGGCATCTGCGGGCCGCATGGCGCCGGCAAGAGTACCCTGATCGGCTTGCTCGCCGGTCTCTACCGACCCACGCGCGGTAGCATATGCCTCGACGGACAACCTCTGCACTGCTGGCCCAGCACCTACCGCGCCCAACGCATCGCGCATGTCGTCGCACCGCCGCAAAGCCTGGCCGATTGGCGCGTACGCGATCTGGTCGGACTGGGACTGCTGGAGAGTTGCTCACGCGTCACGCAACACGGCGCCAGTTCGCCGCCCTGCCTTCCGCTTGCAGTGGAAACGGCGCTCGCCGCGCTCGATCTACAGGCTCTGGGCGACCAACGCCTGGGAGAACTCGACCCGGCGAATGCTCAACGCGCGATGATCGCGCGCTCGCTGTGCCAAGTCGCGGCGGCGCCCCATTGCCCATTCCGGCAGCGGCGCGATAACGGCATTCTGCTCCTAGACCTTGAGCCTCTGGCACCGATGGAAGAGCAGCGTCTATTAGCCGATCTAGGCGCCGCCTCACGGCGCCACCGCCTGTGCATCGTACCGGTCGTCAGCCAGTGCGACGCGAGTCTCGCGTGCTGTGATCGCGTGTGGTGGATGAACGCTGATGCACGCTGCACCAACGTGACGTCGGCGGTACGCCATGTACTCAGGGTTCAGGTGACCCCGCCGACGGCGGAGACACCTCTCTCGAAAGCGCCGGACGCCACGCCTTGA
- the cmoB gene encoding tRNA 5-methoxyuridine(34)/uridine 5-oxyacetic acid(34) synthase CmoB: MPDRFPLDRTQRALFDAFLDHGLTEWVARLPDQLANGLDRRRFGDLPAWEKAVAKLPALPESRDVALDQDSVRVDVALDDSRQRQCENLLRKLMPWRKGPYVLGGLHIDTEWRSDWKWQRVAPHLSPLEGRRVLDVGGGNGYHAWRMAGAGAAFVLVIDPSPRFYYQFQAIRHFVGDADAWRTHFLPVGIEDVPPQLEAFDTTFSMGVLYHRSSPLEHLAQLRDTLCPGGELVLETLVVEGDANTVFMPGERYAAMPNVYFLPSSAALSHWLERCGFEDVRVVDEAPTSMEEQRSTTWMTFQSLADFLDPEDSTLTLEGYPAPRRAVLVARKPE, encoded by the coding sequence ATGCCTGATCGCTTCCCGCTCGACCGCACTCAACGTGCGCTCTTCGATGCCTTCCTCGACCACGGCCTGACCGAATGGGTCGCTCGCTTGCCAGACCAGCTTGCCAACGGCCTGGACCGTCGACGCTTCGGCGACCTGCCCGCTTGGGAAAAGGCCGTCGCCAAACTCCCGGCGCTGCCCGAGTCGCGTGATGTCGCCCTCGACCAGGACAGCGTGCGGGTCGATGTCGCGCTCGACGACAGCCGCCAACGCCAATGCGAGAACCTGCTGCGCAAGTTGATGCCCTGGCGCAAAGGGCCCTATGTGTTGGGCGGACTCCACATCGACACCGAATGGCGTTCGGATTGGAAATGGCAGCGCGTCGCACCGCATCTATCCCCGCTCGAGGGACGCCGCGTGCTGGATGTCGGCGGCGGCAACGGCTACCACGCTTGGCGCATGGCCGGCGCCGGCGCGGCGTTTGTGCTAGTCATCGACCCGTCGCCACGCTTCTATTACCAATTTCAGGCCATACGCCATTTCGTGGGAGATGCCGACGCATGGCGCACGCATTTCCTGCCGGTCGGTATCGAGGACGTCCCCCCGCAACTCGAGGCGTTCGACACCACCTTCTCGATGGGCGTGCTCTACCACCGCTCCTCCCCACTCGAGCATCTAGCGCAACTGCGCGATACGCTGTGCCCCGGCGGCGAACTCGTCCTCGAGACCCTGGTCGTCGAAGGTGACGCGAATACGGTTTTCATGCCCGGCGAGCGCTATGCGGCCATGCCCAACGTATACTTCTTGCCCTCGTCGGCAGCGCTATCCCACTGGCTCGAGCGTTGTGGCTTCGAGGACGTACGAGTCGTCGATGAGGCCCCGACATCGATGGAAGAACAGCGCAGCACCACGTGGATGACGTTCCAGTCGTTGGCCGACTTTCTCGATCCCGAGGATTCGACGTTGACTCTCGAAGGCTATCCGGCGCCACGGCGTGCCGTGCTGGTGGCGCGCAAGCCCGAGTGA